ACGGCGGGCTGACCGATGATGGGAAAAGTGCATGTAGCCATCATCGGTGCCGGTCTCATGGGGCACGGTATCGCCCAGGTCTTCGCGGTCCATGGCCATGCTGTCCGGATTCACGATGCTTCCGCTCAGGCATTGGCCGGTGTGCATCGGCGAGTCCGCGACAACCTGGTCGATCTCGGTCAGGACCCGTCTGCGGCAGCAGGGATCGAGCTATGTGCTGTGCTTGCCGACGCCGTATGCGACGCCGACGTCGTATTCGAAGCGGGGCCGGAGAACCTGCAACTCAAGCAGCAGCTGTTCGCCGAAATCGAGACATTCGCACCGCGCACGGCCCTGCTCGCGAGCAACACCTCGGTGATTCCGATCAGTCGCATCATGGGCGGTCTTCGTCACCGGGATCGCGCGCTCGGGACGCACTGGTGGAATCCCCCCTATCTCGTTCCATTGGTCGAAGTGATCCAGACCGCCGACACCAGTGCCGAGAGCATGCAGCGGATGACCGAACTGCTCGCGGCCGCGGGCAAGACGCCGGTCACGGTGCGCAAAGACGTGCCCGGTTTCGTCGGCAACCGCCTCCAGCATGCCTTGTGGCGCGAAGCCATCGCACTGG
The window above is part of the Thauera aromatica K172 genome. Proteins encoded here:
- a CDS encoding 3-hydroxyacyl-CoA dehydrogenase family protein: MMGKVHVAIIGAGLMGHGIAQVFAVHGHAVRIHDASAQALAGVHRRVRDNLVDLGQDPSAAAGIELCAVLADAVCDADVVFEAGPENLQLKQQLFAEIETFAPRTALLASNTSVIPISRIMGGLRHRDRALGTHWWNPPYLVPLVEVIQTADTSAESMQRMTELLAAAGKTPVTVRKDVPGFVGNRLQHALWREAIALVQSGVCDAETVDTVVKSSFGRRLAVLGPLENADLVGTDLTLAIHDTVLPDLDRSAEAQPYLRELVSSGRLGMKSGEGFRRWSAEDQASLRQRVLAHLKVLNEQHQ